In Epinephelus lanceolatus isolate andai-2023 chromosome 16, ASM4190304v1, whole genome shotgun sequence, one DNA window encodes the following:
- the maneal gene encoding glycoprotein endo-alpha-1,2-mannosidase-like protein, whose protein sequence is MTRLRRKALVALFLFTLFIFGAMMGLRTLKPSDGFSDLAPGMDFIGDRSDRRRLDVKDVVVSPGQFHMGSSDTKVVFTKSDRDYSIFYDVHIFYYLWYGSPSMDNKYIHWDHVLVPHWDPKIAASHAQGRHTPPDDIASSFYPDLGPYSSRDPTVLESHMAQIEAAAAGVLVLSWYPPGVADDHGEPTEDLVPAVMDAAHRHSIKVAFHIQPYKGRTDQSMHDNIKYIIDKYGKHGAFYRFRSSTGQVLPLFYVYDSYLIPPESWAELLTTKGSHSIRGTPYDGVFVALIVEERHKHDILASGFDGIYTYFASNGFSFGSSHQNWKAIKAFCDASNLLFIPSVGPGYVDTAVRPWNNHNTRNRVNGRYYDTSLQAALSVRPEIVTITSFNQWHEGTQIERAVPKKTVTRLYLDYQPNKPEHYLELTRQWAENFNKEKDKWLM, encoded by the exons ATGACGCGGCTCCGCAGGAAAGCTCTGGTGGCACTCTTCCTCTTCACGCTCTTCATTTTCGGGGCCATGATGGGACTCAGGACGCTCAAGCCCAGCGATGGCTTCTCGGATCTGGCCCCTGGCATGGACTTCATCGGGGACAGATCCGACAGAAGGCGGCTGGATGTCAAAGACGTGGTGGTGTCGCCGGGCCAGTTCCACATGGGCAGCAGTGACACCAAGGTGGTTTTCACAAAATCGGACCGAGACTACAGCATATTTTATGATGTGCACATCTTCTACTACCTGTGGTATGGCTCTCCCAGCATGGACAACAAGTACATCCACTGGGATCATGTGCTGGTGCCACACTGGGACCCAAAGATCGCAGCCAGTCATGCCCAAGGAAGGCACACACCTCCGGATGATATTGCCTCAAGTTTTTACCCTGATCTGGGACCCTACAGCTCCAGGGACCCGACGGTGCTGGAGTCACACATGGCCCAGATAGAGGCGGCTGCAGCAG GGGTGCTGGTGTTGTCCTGGTATCCTCCCGGGGTGGCGGACGACCATGGGGAGCCCACCGAGGACCTGGTTCCTGCTGTCATGGACGCCGCCCACAGGCACAGCATCAAG GTGGCCTTTCACATACAGCCATACAAGGGACGGACGGACCAGAGCATGCATGACAACATCAAATACATCATTGACAa GTATGGAAAGCATGGCGCCTTCTACAGATTCAGGTCCAGCACAGGGCAAGTCCTGCCTCTGTTTTATGTCTATGACTCCTACCTGATACCACCAGAGTCCTGGGCGGAGCTTCTGACAACTAAAGGTTCCCACAGCATCAGAGGCACGCCTTACGACGGCGTCTTCGTCGCCCTCATTGTGGAAGAGCGCCACAAACATGACATCCTAGCTAGCGGCTTTGATGGCATATATACCTACTTTGCCTCCAACGGCTTCTCCTTTGGCTCCTCCCACCAGAACTGGAAAGCCATCAAGGCCTTCTGTGATGCAAGCAACCTGCTGTTTATTCCCAGTGTTGGGCCGGGGTATGTGGACACAGCTGTGCGGCCATGGAACAACCATAACACCAGGAACAGGGTTAACGGACGTTACTACGACACATCTTTGCAGGCGGCTTTGTCTGTCAGACCAGAAATCGTCACCATTACTTCTTTTAACCAATGGCATGAAGGCACGCAGATAGAGAGGGCTGTACCTAAGAAAACAGTGACCCGTTTGTACCTTGACTACCAACCCAACAAGCCAGAGCACTACTTGGAGCTTACACGCCAGTGGGCTGAGAACTTTAACAAGGAGAAGGACAAGTGGCTGATGTGA